CTCTCCACACAGCCCTGCCTCTCCAGCCACATTGAGCAGCTGCCAAACATGCTCTATTGCCTCTTCTGTGCCTCTCtacacacacatgctttctccTCTGCTCAGACTACCCTTCCACCCCAACTTTCACCTTCTTCACCTACTAATTTCCACTAGTGACTCAGGTCCAGCTCAGACATCACCTCCTTTAGTATGTCTTCCCAGACCAAGGATGGAACAGGTGCTCCTTTATGCTCCTCCAGGGCCCAGGGTTACCACGAACATAGCCTCAATTTCAGTTAGGTAACAGTCCATTTGCTGTTGAGCTCTCCCAAGAGACAAGGAGCCACTCCAAAGCAGTGACTCTCGGCTACTGCATACCACACTCCTGGCACGGAGTCTGACGTAACggtgtttaaaaagcaaaaaaatgaagaCCACAGGTTCTATGAAAATCCATTTTTGGTTCACTTTTGCAGTCCTTGGTACCAACTAATTGCTCAATAATTATGTGATGGTGCTGCACAACATAAAGGACTCATCCTGGGAAGGAGGTGGCCCCTGAATGCCACCAGCTCACAAGCTACCTCCTTGTGACATGCCTCTTATAAAAGCCCAAGCTGAAATGAACTGCTCCAGCTTCTGTTCCCCTCACACTGGGCCTGAGCCTTCCTTATAGCATTTCTCACACTGTGCTTGTATCACAGTGATCTGTGCTCCTTATGGGTAGAGGATGAGTCTTTATTCTCAATGTGTTCCACATAGCGTATCGCCCAGGGCCTGGCATAGAGTTAGGGCCCACAGGATGTTCACTGAACAGATATGAATGAGATGCAGGGGCTGCCCTGCATTTGGCAATGGCCAAGAGGGACAGGTCCAAACAGGCTGGGCTCATACTCATCATTCATCCTTCTCAACCATCTCTCAAACGATGCCGGGGAGTAAAATCAACCAGAGGCAGGTATAAGAGAAGgcttctgtctgaaaaataaggcttctaatttaaaaagtgctttgtcCTTTTTAAAGAACTTGTCAATTTAATCTTTACAAGCCTGGACACTACAAACCTGGGAGGTAGGAGGCCAGGAAATTGTTAttcccactgtacagatgagaaTGGTGATAAACACTGAGCAAGTTAATAAATGTTGAGCGAAATCCAGTCCAAGTAGAGAAACCTCAATCCTTTCTCCCTACCGAGACCTTCTTTTTGTCTTGACACAGACTTAATATATTAGTAGTATTTTCAGCACTGCCCTATGGGGAGCCagggactttttttaaaaagcaactttactgaggtataatttacatacaactaaattcacccattttaagtgttcaattagttttgacaaatgtgtacaCCCATGCAACCACTGTATAATATAATCAAGGTATTAGTTTTTCTCTTTCGGTATTCAGTGTTACGAGTCTGAGGCCCACACACCATCATAATCAGAATACTGAATAGTCTTGTCACTCCAAGAAACTCCCTTGTGCTGCTCTTTAGTGGTCAAACCCTCCCCCTACCCAAGCCCCTGGCATCCAATGGTCTATTTTTGCCCATGTAGTTAAcaaacttaatatttaaaaaacccatGATTCAGAAAAGGAGATGTATAGACAGTACCTAGTTTTCAAGTAAGAATTTACCTTGATTCTCTTGTTTTTAGATTAATTTTATGGTTTCTTCAGAACATTTAATAATGAtctatttgttttactttaattaaaGTGAAATCAAATAAACACTTAACATCACTGAGAAATGAATCATCTTAATATCGGAAGATTAATCCtggatatttcaaaaatatttctgaaaaaggaTAATAACACTAGACAAAAAACTGCATTTATCTAAAACTAAAAGCAAAccccaacaaaaataaaataaaatacaataaaagcacAGCCCttgggtatttttctttaaatatagaaaaaggtattcatattttcatcattaagtctatatattctaaaattgtaAATAACTTTAATCAGAAATGTGAGAGCCTCCTTTTAAACCCAAGTTAAATAAATTGAGTTCAGTCAGGTCACCTTGAGAAATTCAAAATATCAAGGTGGGTAGCTGAGTCACTATCTTATCCTATTTTTTGGACagacaaaaaagatgaaatttcctaatttttcaatTCCCAAATGATTATTCAACTTAGAATGAAACTAGCCAGAGGTAGAACATTCTCTTTCCACCTGCAGAAGAAGAAAGTGGTCTTAAAAGCAAAACTATCATTTCACAATGATTACCAGGAGTAAAAAGCAGCAGGAATCATGTCTTCTGACGTCACTTTAAAGACTTTGGGATGTTTCATCTGGGGCTAATAAATGGGAACCCACCACAGGCTTCAGAATCAAAACGCAGCCTTGCTATCCACTAGCTCTGGTGATCTTGGGCAAGATGATGTGACCTCTCTGATCCCGTTTCCTCACCATAAAGTGAAATTATACACTTAACTCTGAACATTGTTGTGAaggctaaatgagataatgcacacaATAAATGTGACAAAGGGATAGCTGGTGGCAGGAGGTGTAAGAGCAGGTAGATGAAATTGATCATGGCTGGTGCTGTGATAAAAATACTATAGACATCATTGTCAGAGCCAGTGTTTTCCATCAAGAGTTAAAGATGGACACTGGCATTTAGAATATTGGCAAGAAATGAAGCTGGAAAGCATAGGTGGCCTACTGTgactaaaagtattttaaaaaacaggttaCGTGACTATATGCCCAAATGCTATGCAATCAGCAACGAGAATCCTTATTTTGTACATAACTCACTTTCTAACACACTATTAAATTCAGATTATCCTTTCATTGgttttaaacaaattatggtgACTCAAGttgcttttaataaaagaaaaaaactgtatctatttttgtaaaacaaataatttttattcaaccTAAATCCATGGGATTTATAAAAATCAGTGGCGTCTATTCAAAAGGGCCTCTAATGACAGAGGCCATTACGTGGCTAATTTTATACCAGCTAATGTGGCAGCCTTTAAGTGCTTACACATACAAACACCAGTCCCTCTCCGTGGGTAGTAGCATTTAAGTTCCTAAGTAAGAAAGCCAGTTCCACTTACTTGACTACCTGGGGGCAGAGCAGGCGGCTGGCTGAGGAAGGCTTTCATGGactgattcattcactcatacaCACCCTGAGTGAGTGCGTCTGTGTGGGGGGACTGGATTCTCACTGCCAAGATGGTACCAATGTTAactctccatttaaaaaaaaaaaaaggggaggggggcgcctgggtggctcagtcggttaagcgtccgacttcagctcaggtcatgatctcatggttcgtgggcttgagccccacgttgggctctgtgctgactgctcagagcctggagcctgtttcggattctgtgtctccctctctctctgaccctcccccattcatgctctgtctctctctgtctcaaaaataagtaaacgttaaaaattaaaaaaaaaaaaaaaggtactataATATCCTTTTCTACAGTGTGCCTGTTGAAATCTCACTCATCCTTCCAACACATGGTTAAATGCCTCCTTTCACAGCCACTGCTGATCCTCTACCTCCTCATATTGCAACTCCAGTCTTAATCAACCAATTCCTTTATGATGCTTATACTGTCCTTTGATCTCACTGCACTGTTTATACCCATCATATTAGAGGCATCTATTTACACTACCACATGATTGATGCATTCCATCCATCTAAAAACATCCAATTACACAAAGTGAGAGAAATGCTAGGCCTTGACTAGGTGTTGAAAATAACCAGATGAACAACAAACAGGCTTTGGATAAAAGTTCACAGCTTAGTGGGGAAGTCAGGCAGACAACGTACACATTTCAGCATGCACGGCCTGTGCAATATAATAGCAACACGTCCAAAGTAGGCTAATAATATGTAAAGGAGAGAGATCAGGGATGGCTTCACAGAGAAACGCCTTGAGGGCATCTTGTAGGATGAACAAGTCCACATCGGGTAGAACAAAAATCATGTTCAGTTAAGAAGGCATGAAACatgggcataaagtttcagtcgtgccaaatgaaaaagttctagagatctgctgtgcTTATAGTTACCAATACTGTactgtaaacttaaaaatgtcttaaaagggtagatctcatgttatgTGTTTTGTGCcatcgggggaaaaaaaaaaaggcctgaaaTAGCATGGCATACGTGGGAATGTGCAGGGAGACCACTATTGCTAGAGTTGACATGGGGGAagtagggagaggaaggagaagctgGAGAACAGGTCAGGAGCCAGATCAGAATGGGCCTTGTGACCTATGCTTGGGCTTTGAACTTTCTAGGAAACAAGGAGATGCAGAGAAGTAGGATTATGTCCGCATGTCAGAGAAGCAACTCAGGATGCAGCATGAGACATGGGTGGACTGACCGGGGTTGGCGTGGGAGCTGACAGACTGATGCAGTCTAGATGAGACCACACAGGTCTCAAGGCCTGCCTCAGGAAAATGGTACTAGGGCATGACAGCCTTCTAAACAATGCTGTCTGGAGGGACTTGAGTcaattcatttgtttactttccCACATCAGGGACTCTGTCTTGTTCAAAGTTCTATTCCCAGTTCTACAACAGGGCCTTGAATATAGCACATGCTCAGCAAATACCTgctaaatcaatgaataaatccCTCAAGGGCAGGAACCCTGACTAACTAATATATGTAACCCTCAACAGCTTCAGCAGAGTGTTGTATATAAAGGCAGGATGCTCAAAAATATgtgttgatatatttttttaaaggcacctgTCCtggatttttctaaaaaatgaacaTCAAATGTTCTTGGTGAAAAGTCCAAAGACAGAATTCTTCCATCAGCTTTGCACACTCCACTTGGGCATCTAGCAACCCATCTGGGTCCTCTCTGCTTCATAAATCATTGTTGGCAACACAGCGTCAGTAATTAGAGCTCAGCTGTCGGTTGTGCTGACAATGGTCAGGACAGCCAATGACACAGTGTGGCCCTCCTATGTTTGTGTGACAGCATTAACGCACATCACAAGGGTAGCACGTCATTCCCATGGGCCACTGCCAGAGGCAAGTTAGCAAGCGGATGCCCCCTCTCACCCCTCATCAGTTACTGGCTCACACAACCCAGTaactttggtgggggggggggcggaatttCCCCTTAGGAGGAAAGATGAAGGGATTTAATTCCTCTGTTATATTAATAGCCAGTAAAAGAGCAGTTTTAGAACTCTTCTGAAGTAGAATACGCCAGGCTCAAACCATCAGCTGACCAACTTGTCCCCATGGTCTACACAAGTCTTCCAACCGCCAGAGTTTTGTCAGCTGCCTGCTCACAGGGATTCTTCCAACAGTATGTTTTTTTCTCGAAAAGTGTCCACTACCTGAGAAACAAGCCCCTGGTGGTATTTCCACTAATGTCAATCAAGAATCCTTACTGGGGGGATCTACGTCATATGCAGTACCTAGGGGCATAAGCACGAGACTCAGGCCTGGTTTCAAATCCcgactctgccacttaccagctctgtgaccttataTAAATGACTTAATCTTTCGAGTCTCAATGTTCTCATTTGTAAACAGGAAATATTCCTCCCTTCCTTGAAGGGCTTCGGAGAGATTAAATGAGGGAATCCAAGAAGCATGATAACCATGATGCCTGATACTCAACAGGCATTCCCTGAAAGTTCATTCCTTCTCTCACCCTGGGTGGGTGTGGGAGGTTAGTGAATAGCCACCTTGTAAGGAGTGGGCCTCATAGTGGTAtcacacacagggagaaaaaagcaGCTCAGGGAACAAAAGTATGGAAATTGACAGCTTCTGCATCTTCTACACTTGAGAAACTTACAAAATGTGAGTGACAGAGGCTGTCCCAAGAACATAAAGGAAGCTAATCTATTTGCAAAGGGAGGAAATAGCACAGGATGAAGATTGTAAGTTGTTTGAAGCTTCTTCCCTAATTATCACtcataatgaaaatttaattGCCAAGTTAAAAGCAAATTTCACTTTTTCGGTCAGAGAATCTCTGCAGAAACTGGCACGTTTTGTTTGAACAGGAAATCAAAGTTACTTTAATGCTTAAATGAGATCTAAGGAGCTGCAGATGTTTCCCTGGAAATAACAAGCTTCAAAACTCTGTCCTACTGGGTAGTACCAACTTATGGCTACAGTTTTGAGCTGAATAACTCATAGAGGTGGAAGTTATTCAAATGCCAAGTACCCCACTGCGTGGCACTCTAGGAGCAAGTCAGGGAAATGGTGGTACAGAGAGAGGGTCTCTGGCATCAAGGAACTCACAACTGAGTAGAGGAGAGAACCAGGAAACAGCCCGAGGTTAGGTAACTGAAACAAAAGAGTAACCTTCCCAGGGTGCTTTCACCCATCCTAGCCTTAATTCTGACCCCCATGGGTGTCAGCCAAAAGATGGCTCACCTGTAAGGTGCTGGTGAGGAAGTTGTTCTGGGAGACAATGTCCACAAAGAAGTCAGCGGGGATCTCGCCGAGCTGGTGGTACAGGATGGAGATGAGGTTGATGTAGAGGGTGTGGTGCTTCACCATGGCTTCTTCGGACCGGCACAGGAGATTAAGGAGCCGCTTCCAGTGCTCAAATGCCTCATACACATTCCCCAAGAGGAAGCATACAAATGCAAACTGGAGTTCACctgaaaggcacagagagaatgATCCTGAGACGGTGGAGTGCCGGCTGACTATACAAGGCCGCCAAGTCTACTGGACCTCAGCAATGGGTGGTGGCCTTGTATCCTGGCACCCCTGCAGAGCACTCCTACTAGGCGGGGTTTTGCACTGAGCAGATGCTCAGTAAAAGTTTGCTGAACTGCTATAAACTCAAGCCACGAAAAACCAAACTGTGGTTTTGTAAAATCAGACTACAAAAGAAGTACACCTAATATATGCCTGGCACTTAAGAAGTTTACCAAATGTGTTCATGCATATTATGCCAGGCAGATCCCAAACTTGACTGCCCAGCAGAATTACTAGGAGAGCTGATTAAAGATGAAGCTGCCCAAGCTGCACCCACGGAGATCCTGGTTGAGGACAGATGATGAAGCGTCACTATCTGTAGCTCGAAAAAGCTCCccgggtgattctgatgcagatgGTCTGTTCCAGCACTGGGGAAATGCTGTACTACACCATGTAATCCTCAGTGCAACTCCAGAAGGTGTTCAGGGAAAGTGGTACTtgtctcattttgcagatgaagtcaagggacttgcccaaggtcacacatccaATGCTTGCCAGTGGgaacaacagaaagataaaacagaTTTCCTATCGGGTGACAACAGTTCCAGAGCCCCCCAGAAGAGGAAAATTCGTGAGTATTTGTTCCAGGCTTAGCCTGCCAGCCAAAATCACTTGCATTTGCTTACCCACAGGGCTCTGTAATTGGATCTCTATGAACAGCTTTGTGGCTAAATAGCACCAGCTCTGGAACCAAACTACCtaagttcaaatctcagctctaccCTTCACAGctgtctgaccttgggcaagttactcaatctGTTTATACCTCAATTTCCTTAATTGAGGGCTgtggtgaagattaaatgaatcaGTATAgtacatgtaaagcatttagaataatgcctggcacaaaggagCACTCAAGAAATATCggttattattattcccacatTTCCACCAGATGCCTGTCTCAAACAAAGAGACCTGATGATCCAGAAGCCACTGTCCTTGGGCAAGCAACTGGGTCTCTCGTTGCCAAGATATACTGTTGCTGATGAGAGACATTCTCTCTGGCTTCAAATTTAATGAGGGCTTCTGTGGTGTCATACCTACATGTGGGCCATACAAAGAACAGATGCACTCAACACCAAGTACCTCTTTAAATGCATGCTGTTTGATCTCTGTTCCCTCCAGAGCCCTGAAAAACTAGTACCCTATTCCTAGGCTTGTGGAACTAAGTTTGACTAGCTGCCTGGTCCAGATATTAGATGTTGACTGATATTTTCAAGACACAAATTTTCTTTGTACGATTGAGGTTAATGATTTGCTTCTACAGTTGGCTTTACCTGGTTAGTTGTGGAAATAGGAGCTTATTCTCTGAATTTAGGGCACTTACTTGAATTCATGCATTTCTGGCCTAgtctaaaattaaattatgagATCAGAAATAATTTCAAGGAGCTGTCAGGAAGATATAGTTATCCCTGCAACAGACCCTTCACAAGATTACTGTGAAGAACTAAAATGTTTAAGAGGTAGAAAACAGGATTTCTGTTCATTTCTAAGCCAGAATTTCAACTGTTACTTACTAAACGATAATACTGTGTAATGCATTAAGATGCACCCATTAAAACATGCCCTTTCATCAGCGAGCCAATGATATAGAGGACCCTATATTCAAATTTCTCATTGCTCTTCCaacagaaaaataggcaaatacCTGGacaatttgtaaaagaaaaaatataaatagctgTTAAAGGTGTGACAAATGTTTGTTGTCACTAGcaatcaaagaaatataaattgaaacaaGACATCGTTCTCCAACCATGCAGTCTTTGCTAAATTGCCATTTCAGAGGTGATACACAACAGCCTCACCCCAGCTGGCAACATGCTCCCTCTGATCAACAATTTCagccctgggggcgcctgggtggctcagtcagttgtgaatccgactttggctcatggttcgtgagtttgagccccgtgttgggctctgctgacagctcggagcctggagactgcttcggattctgtgtctccctctctctctgcctcttccccactcatgctcactcgctctctctctctctctctctcaaaaataaccgtTAAAGAAACTTTTTTGAACAATTTCAACCCTAAATGTATGTCTAAGTACACACAAGGATGTTCACTAGATGACACAATAGAGAAAATAGGGACATCTTAAAGGTCCATCAACAGAGGGTTAGTTCAATAACTATGGCACATAAGCAGCCACATTAGAGGGACTGTTTCAATgacatagaaaaatgtttatattaaagcagattataaaataacaaaataatatactgtaatcttgtttttgtaaaaaatcatatatacacacaaacacatataattaagtagaagaaaaaaaaaactaaaaggaaattcatagaaatatacAGAGACTCAAATGAAATACTgcacatagatacatacatatataaaagacaaaaagttaATACACCAAAATGTAAAAAAGGTTATTTCTAGATGGTGGGAATTGGGagtgaatttttgttttgcttctctgatgaccatatattatttttgcactaagggagaaaagcaataaaaattttttaaaaatcgccATCCtgggggcccctaggtggctcagtcggttgggtgcccggcttcggctcaggtcatgatctcacagttcgtgagttcaagccccacgtcgggctctgtgctgacagcttggagcctggagcctccttcagattctgtgtctccccctctctctgccccttccccactcacactctatctctctctgtctcaaaaataaataaacattaaaaaaaattttttttttttaaatcgccATCCTGGTCTAAGCCGTGGAGAGACCAACACCTTGAGAGAATCAGGAGCGAACTGAGGAGGCAGATGGGAACCCAGAGCCCTGGGCTCTGGTCTCATTTCAACCACATAGTTGGCCAAATCCTTTCCATCTGTGAACctcaatctgtaaaatgaggggctGGGCCACATCAGTGGCTCCCAAACACAGGATTGGCTGCATCAGGTTCACCTATGGTGCTTGCTTACtatatagacagacagacagacagacaggtatTGCTCCACTCCAGATCTCTTGAATCAGTCCCCAGGGGGACTGGGTGAGACTGCTTCCTTAGCCAAGTTTAGGAACCACTGGACTAGATAGTCCAAGATGCAGCCCTTACTCTAAAGCCCTCTACCATACACTTTTCCCCTGGCCCACTCCCAAAGAGTCTCGTCCCTCCTCACCGAGCACATcctgggggctgctggggaaTTGCTTGCTGAGCACAGTCTCCAAGGCATAACTCAAGTCCATGCTGTGCCTGGTTATCTCTGCTGGCGTGGCACCTGCCGGGTATGTCTGTGTGGGCAGCTCTGAGAAGCGGATCTCCGTGCCGGCTCTGGGCTTCATCTCTGGCAGCCGGGCCAGGCCCTCCTGGTAGCTTTTGCACTCAGTGCCGCAGCGAGGTAGATTCTGCTTTATCCGGTCCTTAGTGTGCTTCATGGACAGCACAGGAAGCACCTCTGAGAAGGCACAGATCTGCCGGCTCTCAGGCTGCAGCTTCTCCATTGTGGCCTCACTGATGAAGTTGGTGAGTGAGATCCACTTCTTGAGTGTGGCATATGGGTAAGGTCCCAGGAATTGGTCCAGCTCCTGGAGGTTGGCCCTCATGGCCTCCACCTCAGCctctggggctggggacaggtcTACCTCTTCTCGAATTGCATTCCAGCGCAGGACCATCAGCCCCCGCTGCTGCAGGCTAAGGAAAAAGCCCATACGAGGCCCCACCTCCCTGGGATTGGCCTTGTCCACAGAGCTATAGTGGAGGAAGTGGATGCCTGGTGGGATCATCTTCACGCCCCGGAACTTGGGCCCCACCTCCCAGGAGTTGTAGTCGATGCCAAACTCTGTCCCCTTGGGCATATTCAGGATGACCACGGTGGCCCCTTCAAAGAAGAGGCGCTTGGCAAGCTCAGGATCCATCTGCATGGCAGCCATGAGACCAGTGGTATGTGACCAAAAGAACAACCCTTCTTGTCTTacagaactgaaaaaagaaagaaatcagagttCATCATTTGCTGAGGATTCTCCATGTGCCAGATTGAATCAGACCCTTGACataattatctcctttaatcttcaCCACAAACCTTAATCagttttaccaatgaggaaaataagactcacagagaaagaggattttgtgttttaatgagCGAGAACACTCACTTCACAGCTAGAAAGACATCAAGGAGAAGTGACATGCTCAAGGTCTCACAAATTAGAACTTAGGTACCCTGTCCTCCAGGCCAGTATTCTTCCCACTGTCCACTCAGGATCTGctctcacatctctctctctctctctctctctctctctctctctctctctctctctctctctcacacacacacacacacacacacacacacacacacacacacaacagaggCTGAAGGTGGGGAAAGCCTGGGTGGTCTATTTGAAACTATAACTGTGCCTAAATTGTCTTACACTACACCTCTGCCTAAACTCGATTGCTAAAGAGTCCCAAGGACTTGAGAAGGATATACCCAATTTCTCATAAGCCACAAGGAAGGCCCAGATATGGACAAAAGGTAGAAAGTGAGTGCTCAGTATCTAAAATTCACAAAAGGTTTGGGAAGTGGAGAGCTTTTCA
This sequence is a window from Lynx canadensis isolate LIC74 chromosome A3, mLynCan4.pri.v2, whole genome shotgun sequence. Protein-coding genes within it:
- the AAR2 gene encoding protein AAR2 homolog, with the protein product MAAMQMDPELAKRLFFEGATVVILNMPKGTEFGIDYNSWEVGPKFRGVKMIPPGIHFLHYSSVDKANPREVGPRMGFFLSLQQRGLMVLRWNAIREEVDLSPAPEAEVEAMRANLQELDQFLGPYPYATLKKWISLTNFISEATMEKLQPESRQICAFSEVLPVLSMKHTKDRIKQNLPRCGTECKSYQEGLARLPEMKPRAGTEIRFSELPTQTYPAGATPAEITRHSMDLSYALETVLSKQFPSSPQDVLGELQFAFVCFLLGNVYEAFEHWKRLLNLLCRSEEAMVKHHTLYINLISILYHQLGEIPADFFVDIVSQNNFLTSTLQVFFSSACSVAVDATLRQKAEKFQAHLTKKFRWDFEAEPEDCAPVVVELPEGVETG